From a single Labrus bergylta chromosome 14, fLabBer1.1, whole genome shotgun sequence genomic region:
- the nccrp1 gene encoding F-box only protein 50, giving the protein MHTLHLGVTQFIVVLSYSAFVRTMSASEWKTRCEEEWGLQGAPLPDTVDWKSTFEAKPLGRNLLKNHSPHGVSKDGPPPEPELPDRPDRGPPRFEPEGNYTGWTTSTETLPYDSSGIPAGAVICQLGRYSWFSMEQVVDLKAEGLWEELLDEFQPEIVIQDWYEESQLHKNIYELHVKLLAADKSTVISEHSVQPIEDRSAYSHNWKEVSHVFSGYGPGVRYVHFLHRLKNMFLNGFHQTLFTSSSVIVKPTKTSS; this is encoded by the exons ATGCACACACTACATCTGGGTGTGACGCAGTTCATAGTAGTTCTTTCCTACTCCGCGTTTGTTCGCACCATGTCTGCCTCTGAGTGGAAGACGAGATGTGAGGAAGAGTGGGGTCTGCAGGGAGCTCCACTGCCCGACACTGTGGACTGGAAGTCCACGTTTGAAGCCAAACCGCTGGGGAGGAATTTACTGAAGAATCATTCACCTCACG gCGTGAGTAAGGATGGGCCTCCCCCTGAGCCGGAACTGCCTGACAGGCCGGACCGAGGGCCTCCTCGATTTGAGCCCGAAG GCAATTACACCGGATGGACCACGAGTACAGAAACCCTCCCCTACGACTCCAGTGGCATCCCAGCAGGTGCTGTTATCTGTCAGCTGGGGCGTTACAG CTGGTTCTCCATGGAGCAGGTTGTGGATCTGAAGGCTGAGGGACTGTGGGAGGAGCTACTGGATGAGTTTCAGCCTGAAATAGTCATCCAGGACTG GTATGAGGAGAGTCAGCTGCATAAGAACATCTACGAGCTGCACGTGAAGTTACTCGCTGCAGACAAAAGCACGGTGATCTCAGAGCACTCTGTCCAGCCAATCGAGGACCGCAGCGCTTACTCACACAACTGGAAGGAG GTGTCACACGTGTTCTCTGGTTATGGACCCGGAGTGAGATATGTTCACTTCCTGCACCGGCTGAAGAACATGTTCCTGAATGGGTTCCACCAAACTCTGTTCACCAGCAGCTCAGTGATTGTCAAGCCAACAAAAACCAGTTCCTAG